In uncultured Methanobacterium sp., a genomic segment contains:
- a CDS encoding VOC family protein — protein MKIKYICPLITVRDIDKSRKFYEDVLKQEVEMDHGANVAFKDGFAIHDAEHYKELLGDSPANDNGNKNVNVDKKFMELYFESEEMDSVQEKLESLNCRFVHRIRVQPWGQRVMRFYDPDGYIIEVGEPLEFVVRRFAAQGLSIGDISEKSSTPVEFVKIVLEQDK, from the coding sequence ATGAAAATAAAGTACATCTGTCCCTTAATCACAGTCCGAGATATTGATAAATCAAGAAAATTCTACGAAGATGTGTTGAAACAGGAAGTAGAAATGGATCACGGGGCTAATGTGGCTTTTAAAGATGGTTTTGCCATTCATGATGCTGAACACTACAAGGAACTTTTAGGAGATTCACCAGCTAATGACAATGGGAATAAGAATGTCAATGTTGATAAAAAATTCATGGAATTGTATTTTGAATCTGAGGAAATGGATAGTGTCCAGGAGAAACTAGAATCTCTCAATTGTAGATTTGTTCATAGAATCCGAGTTCAACCGTGGGGGCAGAGGGTTATGCGTTTTTATGACCCTGATGGTTACATCATCGAGGTGGGTGAACCTCTGGAATTTGTGGTGAGGAGATTTGCTGCCCAAGGACTTTCCATTGGAGATATATCTGAAAAATCTTCCACACCTGTTGAATTCGTGAAAATCGTGCTAGAACAGGACAAATGA
- a CDS encoding inorganic phosphate transporter encodes MDWIIIIGVVISIYMAFNIAANDIGNSVGTAVGSGSLTMRKALILGAIFEFIGAMYLGNNVIKTVGSGIISADTLPATGAFIITLAAALWITITIIKKIPISGSDAIISAVFGYGLVSVGISSMNLNVLGLILASWVLSPLIGLTIGFILYYLLKNAFLDKVKDIAVKGRLEKIFSYLQIGSSAFAALNVGAIDIAVATGVLYYTFGASAGFDIKIIGALAIVVGILVAGGRITDTVGRRITDLIPSRGFAAQISAASVVFIFATLGMPVSPTQTLVGTVIGVGLARGSQTIKLDVIKNIATTWIVTIPACIAISISLYFIVNLFL; translated from the coding sequence ATGGACTGGATCATCATAATCGGCGTGGTTATCAGCATCTACATGGCTTTTAACATTGCCGCCAACGACATTGGAAACTCAGTGGGAACTGCAGTAGGCAGTGGATCCCTTACCATGCGAAAAGCCCTGATACTGGGTGCTATTTTTGAATTTATAGGGGCAATGTATCTGGGAAATAATGTGATAAAAACTGTGGGTAGTGGAATAATCAGTGCAGACACTCTACCTGCCACCGGAGCGTTCATAATCACATTGGCAGCTGCACTGTGGATAACCATCACCATCATTAAAAAAATACCAATATCCGGGTCCGATGCCATTATCAGTGCTGTTTTTGGTTACGGCCTGGTGAGTGTTGGTATCAGCAGCATGAATCTCAATGTTCTGGGACTTATACTAGCCAGCTGGGTGTTATCACCATTAATAGGGTTGACAATCGGGTTTATACTTTATTATCTTCTTAAAAATGCATTTTTAGATAAAGTTAAGGATATTGCAGTTAAGGGTCGTCTGGAGAAAATTTTTTCCTACCTCCAGATAGGCAGTTCTGCCTTTGCAGCACTGAATGTGGGGGCCATTGACATTGCAGTGGCCACTGGAGTGCTTTATTATACATTCGGAGCCAGTGCGGGTTTTGATATTAAAATAATTGGGGCACTAGCAATAGTCGTTGGGATCCTGGTAGCTGGTGGAAGGATTACCGATACTGTAGGGCGGAGAATAACTGATTTAATCCCTTCAAGGGGTTTTGCAGCACAAATATCAGCCGCATCAGTTGTTTTCATCTTCGCCACTCTGGGAATGCCAGTATCGCCCACTCAGACCTTGGTAGGAACAGTTATTGGGGTAGGACTGGCCAGGGGTTCTCAGACCATTAAACTGGATGTTATCAAAAACATTGCTACCACATGGATTGTCACCATTCCAGCCTGTATTGCCATTTCAATCTCATTGTACTTTATAGTGAACCTGTTTTTGTAG
- a CDS encoding transposase — MKHCLNYSKEDPNYILLEKIFKIIGSRKSKSIITSKGVKNTNMMILSIKITFMAIFFNTTIEFVVSELKRDKKLRKFFKINEVPKAIQISEFISRFKPNTYVKITNSILMQTKPLKTRGKRTFIVDATPIDLDYNTQRKHRSKKYLKKQNLKWSYASSYGFYIGFKATIVIEHKSTLPVAILIHSGAPHDTKIFTEIMENLHKRRIIRKKDTIIFDRGYYKYENYQIGISKYKIVPLIFPKEKFKLQKLKDKLTYPLRVFKDKRTEIKSKRLYKTLTKILIQKIQKWKQYKPIRGKIEDFFKLCKSGLGLKKLHKYTPESAKKTTILTVLLAGLITTQGYNSKTALQKLSET; from the coding sequence ATGAAGCATTGCTTAAACTACAGTAAAGAAGACCCAAACTATATCTTGTTGGAGAAAATATTTAAAATTATCGGTTCTCGAAAATCAAAATCAATAATTACTTCTAAAGGTGTTAAAAACACCAATATGATGATTTTATCCATTAAAATCACATTCATGGCCATTTTTTTTAATACAACAATTGAATTCGTAGTTTCTGAACTTAAAAGAGATAAAAAACTGCGAAAATTCTTCAAAATAAATGAAGTGCCCAAAGCCATTCAAATCTCCGAATTCATATCAAGATTTAAACCCAACACATACGTTAAAATCACAAACAGCATATTAATGCAAACAAAACCACTTAAAACACGTGGCAAACGGACATTTATCGTTGATGCCACACCAATAGACTTAGATTACAATACACAACGTAAACATCGCTCTAAAAAATACCTAAAAAAACAAAATCTAAAATGGAGCTACGCATCATCTTATGGATTTTATATAGGCTTTAAAGCCACAATAGTAATAGAACACAAATCTACACTACCCGTTGCCATTTTAATCCATTCTGGGGCGCCACATGACACCAAGATCTTCACCGAAATAATGGAAAACCTCCATAAAAGACGAATAATCCGAAAAAAAGACACCATAATATTCGACAGAGGATATTACAAATACGAAAACTACCAAATCGGAATTTCCAAATACAAAATCGTTCCTTTAATCTTCCCAAAAGAAAAATTCAAACTACAAAAACTCAAAGACAAATTAACATACCCATTACGCGTATTTAAAGATAAAAGGACAGAAATCAAATCAAAAAGGCTATATAAAACATTAACAAAGATATTAATCCAAAAAATACAAAAATGGAAACAATACAAACCCATAAGAGGAAAAATCGAAGACTTTTTCAAATTATGCAAATCAGGATTGGGCTTGAAAAAACTACACAAATACACACCTGAATCAGCTAAAAAAACCACCATATTAACTGTATTATTAGCAGGACTCATCACAACACAAGGTTACAACTCAAAAACAGCTTTACAAAAGCTTTCCGAAACATGA
- a CDS encoding FprA family A-type flavoprotein: MKADAVKIAEGVYWIGVMDWDIRDYHGYTLKGTTYNAFLLFGDNKVAVIDNTYPGSSAQLWGRIEDAFAQENREVKVDVIIQNHIEKDHSGALTEIHKRFPNAPIYCSQVAINGLKQHYPGLEDADFKAVKTGDTLEVGGRTLAFLDAKMLHWPDSMFTLLLDEGILFSNDAFGQHLCFRERYDHEIPEFVLMNAAQKFYANLVTPASMLVVRKLEEVKELGLLDKIKMIAPSHGQIWTDPAKIISAYSNWATGKCRDKATIIYDTMHYSTRMMAHALAEGLMSEGVDVIMYFMHTDERSEMVNDILDSKALLLGIPTLFNGPYPSAGDLLYYLEGLSFQRTGFKRLAVTFGSKGWSGKAVDKVGETLTKCGFDVQDKYEVNYVPNSDQLDHCYQIGQEMAQKIKKM, translated from the coding sequence ATGAAAGCAGATGCGGTTAAGATTGCAGAAGGAGTGTACTGGATTGGTGTAATGGACTGGGATATTCGGGACTACCATGGTTACACGCTCAAAGGAACTACATACAACGCGTTTCTATTATTTGGAGATAATAAGGTGGCAGTAATAGACAACACCTACCCTGGTTCTTCAGCACAACTGTGGGGTCGAATAGAGGATGCATTTGCCCAGGAAAACCGGGAAGTGAAGGTAGATGTTATCATCCAGAATCATATTGAAAAAGACCACAGTGGGGCTTTAACTGAGATTCACAAACGCTTCCCTAATGCCCCAATATACTGCAGTCAGGTGGCAATCAACGGCCTGAAACAGCACTACCCAGGATTGGAAGATGCTGATTTTAAGGCAGTAAAAACCGGGGACACCCTGGAAGTGGGTGGTCGGACACTGGCCTTCCTGGATGCCAAGATGCTTCACTGGCCAGATAGCATGTTCACCCTCCTCCTCGATGAGGGTATCCTGTTTTCCAATGATGCCTTTGGTCAGCACCTCTGCTTCAGGGAAAGGTACGATCATGAAATACCAGAATTCGTGCTGATGAATGCTGCCCAGAAATTCTACGCAAACCTGGTAACACCAGCCTCCATGCTGGTGGTTCGCAAGCTGGAAGAGGTTAAGGAACTGGGATTGCTGGATAAGATCAAGATGATTGCCCCTTCCCACGGGCAGATATGGACCGATCCTGCCAAGATCATCAGTGCCTACAGCAACTGGGCCACTGGCAAGTGCCGGGATAAAGCAACCATCATCTACGATACCATGCATTACTCCACCCGTATGATGGCCCATGCCCTGGCCGAAGGTCTCATGAGTGAAGGGGTGGATGTGATCATGTACTTCATGCACACCGATGAACGCAGTGAAATGGTTAACGACATCCTGGACAGTAAAGCACTGCTTCTGGGGATTCCAACACTCTTCAACGGACCATACCCCAGTGCAGGGGATCTGCTTTACTACCTGGAGGGATTGAGCTTCCAGAGAACAGGATTTAAACGACTGGCAGTTACCTTTGGCTCCAAGGGATGGAGTGGTAAAGCTGTGGATAAAGTGGGAGAGACACTTACTAAATGTGGATTTGATGTTCAGGATAAATATGAGGTTAACTATGTACCCAACAGTGACCAGCTTGATCACTGCTACCAGATAGGTCAGGAAATGGCCCAGAAGATCAAGAAAATGTGA
- a CDS encoding CBS domain-containing protein: MLPNLKVKDVMSQKVITVPPTEDVVFAFEKLMKHKISSLPVVDEDGKLVGIVTATDLGHNLILDKYELGTTVEEVMVNQVIYVHPEDDLATAVRKMHEYGSDDGIINQLVVLDNHELVGIVSDGDIIGSIEL; the protein is encoded by the coding sequence ATGTTACCGAATCTAAAGGTTAAGGATGTAATGAGCCAGAAGGTTATTACAGTCCCTCCTACTGAAGATGTTGTATTTGCATTTGAAAAACTGATGAAACATAAAATAAGTTCACTGCCAGTAGTGGATGAAGATGGAAAACTGGTGGGAATTGTTACTGCCACTGATCTGGGTCATAACCTGATACTGGATAAGTATGAGTTAGGGACCACTGTGGAAGAGGTTATGGTTAATCAGGTGATATACGTCCATCCTGAAGATGATCTGGCCACAGCAGTGCGTAAAATGCATGAATATGGTTCAGATGATGGCATAATTAACCAGCTGGTGGTTCTGGATAACCATGAACTGGTAGGTATTGTTTCAGATGGAGACATAATAGGTTCCATTGAACTGTAA
- a CDS encoding 2-phosphoglycerate kinase: MIMVEGEVSGKKYREPFSKGVLARSLTRAEMDPNKAYTFSSQIEAQLKKEGVKLIKLDDLVNVVRQRLKEEDSEIAVQYGLWKRIRKCQDPLVILIGGSSGVGTSSIAFEVANRLGIRNMISTDMIREVMRKIASKELLPTIYESSYTAYRSLRIPPPPELDEVLIGFRDHVDTVSVGVEAVIERSITEGISIVIEGVHIVPGFIREDLVSRDNVHMFILTLEDEEVHKGRFYSRCRQQWARRPLERYMNYFGAIRRTHKYFESQANKYHVPVIENIDITTTIESIIEDITKTYGSEDYVTESKG, encoded by the coding sequence ATGATAATGGTTGAAGGAGAAGTAAGCGGGAAAAAATACAGGGAACCCTTTTCTAAAGGAGTTTTAGCCAGGTCTCTAACCCGTGCTGAAATGGATCCCAACAAAGCCTACACTTTCTCTTCGCAGATAGAAGCTCAGCTCAAAAAAGAGGGTGTGAAATTAATCAAACTGGATGACCTGGTGAACGTCGTCCGCCAGAGGCTGAAAGAGGAAGACAGTGAAATAGCTGTCCAGTATGGTCTCTGGAAAAGGATAAGGAAATGTCAGGACCCTTTAGTTATTCTCATAGGAGGTTCATCAGGAGTGGGAACTTCTTCCATAGCATTTGAGGTGGCCAACAGACTGGGAATCCGTAACATGATCAGCACGGACATGATACGAGAAGTAATGCGTAAAATCGCATCCAAGGAGCTTTTACCCACCATCTATGAATCCAGTTACACTGCCTACCGCTCCCTCAGAATACCACCACCACCTGAACTGGATGAGGTGTTAATAGGTTTCAGGGACCATGTAGACACGGTGAGTGTTGGTGTAGAGGCGGTTATTGAACGATCCATAACCGAGGGCATCAGTATTGTTATTGAAGGAGTTCACATCGTACCCGGATTCATCAGGGAAGACCTGGTTTCCAGGGATAATGTACACATGTTCATTTTAACCCTGGAAGATGAAGAAGTGCATAAGGGTCGTTTTTATTCAAGATGCCGGCAGCAATGGGCAAGAAGGCCTCTTGAAAGGTACATGAATTATTTTGGGGCAATTAGGAGGACTCATAAATACTTTGAAAGTCAGGCCAACAAATATCATGTTCCTGTGATAGAAAACATTGATATCACCACCACCATTGAATCGATTATTGAAGATATTACCAAAACCTATGGAAGTGAAGACTATGTTACCGAATCTAAAGGTTAA
- a CDS encoding metallophosphoesterase, whose product MKIIAITDLHGNIKPIITYLKDNKVDLIIIAGDITNFGPPKLGEDLLNEISSFGVPVLAIPGNCDPESIHVNIDQSQAINIHARNMIIKNIGICGFGGSNPTPFDTPLEFEEIQIYDEAKKAIKGIGNEEITLFITHAPPYGTKTDLLPSGTHVGSKSLRKIIEEMQPTLNICGHIHEARGTDKIGNTTIVNPGELSQGYACLIQIPDAPGDEEVETELIKLSS is encoded by the coding sequence ATGAAAATCATTGCTATAACTGATCTCCATGGTAATATAAAGCCTATCATTACCTATCTTAAAGATAACAAAGTGGACCTGATAATCATAGCCGGTGACATTACCAATTTCGGCCCTCCCAAGCTGGGAGAAGATCTGTTAAATGAAATCAGTTCATTTGGAGTACCAGTACTGGCAATACCCGGTAACTGCGATCCAGAGTCCATACATGTTAATATCGATCAATCCCAGGCCATAAATATCCACGCCCGCAACATGATAATTAAGAACATAGGAATATGCGGTTTCGGAGGTTCTAACCCCACACCATTTGACACTCCCCTTGAATTTGAGGAAATTCAAATCTATGATGAAGCAAAAAAAGCCATTAAAGGGATTGGAAATGAGGAAATAACTCTTTTTATTACTCATGCTCCCCCATATGGTACTAAAACTGATCTTTTACCTTCAGGGACCCATGTGGGAAGTAAAAGCCTGCGTAAAATTATTGAAGAAATGCAACCCACCCTCAATATTTGCGGTCACATACACGAAGCACGGGGCACTGATAAGATTGGTAACACCACCATCGTAAACCCCGGAGAACTATCACAGGGCTATGCATGCTTAATCCAAATTCCTGATGCTCCTGGAGATGAAGAGGTAGAAACAGAACTAATAAAACTTTCAAGTTAA
- a CDS encoding DUF2096 domain-containing protein: MSELPAEQTWLVLVDLLTDLKKKEKEIPTEITKNIQMAKTTINFYKVDPTDPERQVAVKRINEFLTSVQNFLMGLAEEVSSEYVDKWMDKLLRASRGEVVYPQKKTDSKFVVGAPSGFSMVRMNFKTPLSEDRVQEIAEYENVIIEFEEDTLIVIYGDKENIKKSLQELSSFFKEQIIEME, encoded by the coding sequence ATGAGCGAATTGCCAGCAGAACAGACCTGGCTGGTGCTGGTGGACCTTCTAACTGATCTTAAAAAGAAAGAAAAAGAGATCCCCACGGAAATCACCAAAAACATCCAGATGGCCAAAACCACCATTAACTTCTACAAGGTAGATCCCACCGATCCTGAAAGACAGGTAGCGGTAAAACGAATCAATGAATTTTTAACTTCAGTTCAGAATTTTTTAATGGGTTTGGCTGAGGAAGTAAGTTCAGAATATGTAGATAAATGGATGGATAAACTCCTAAGAGCTTCCAGGGGAGAAGTAGTATACCCCCAGAAAAAAACTGATTCCAAGTTCGTGGTAGGTGCACCATCTGGTTTTTCAATGGTTCGAATGAACTTCAAGACTCCCCTCTCTGAGGATAGGGTTCAGGAAATCGCAGAATATGAAAACGTTATCATTGAATTTGAGGAAGATACCCTGATAGTAATCTATGGAGACAAAGAAAACATTAAAAAAAGCCTTCAGGAACTTTCATCATTCTTCAAAGAACAAATAATAGAAATGGAATAA
- a CDS encoding DUF749 domain-containing protein produces MFVATLAGVFKFTELPEKYGPFVQYKASLENKTIESTDNIAILDISGTESVHVLFLDSYKSLKEIDEELNAADAQLNHSSRKVLEGYL; encoded by the coding sequence TTGTTCGTAGCTACTCTAGCCGGAGTATTTAAATTCACGGAATTACCGGAAAAATACGGTCCATTTGTACAGTACAAAGCATCATTAGAAAATAAAACAATTGAATCTACTGATAACATAGCCATCCTCGATATTAGTGGTACTGAAAGTGTGCATGTATTGTTTTTAGACTCCTATAAAAGTTTAAAAGAGATCGATGAGGAGCTTAATGCAGCTGATGCCCAACTCAACCACAGTTCTAGAAAGGTTCTGGAAGGTTACTTATGA
- the hdrB gene encoding CoB--CoM heterodisulfide reductase subunit B: MAFAYFLGCIMNNRYPGIEKATRIMFDNLDIELQDMEGASCCPAPGVFGSFDRTTWAAIAARNITIAEDQGNDIMTECNGCFGSLFETNHMLHEDEEMKEKINGVLEETGREYKGEVNVRHFAEILYNDVGLDKLSEAVTNPLNLNVAVHYGCHFLKPSAEIDIDDPIQPTILDELVEVTGAKSVPYKDKMMCCGAGGGLRSRDLDVTLSFTREKLQNMKEAGVDAIVNVCPFCHLQFDVGQTEVNKAYGDNWDIPVFHLAQLYGLAMGVSKEDLTVDAHQISTDPALKKLDEITGGE, from the coding sequence ATGGCATTCGCATATTTCTTAGGATGTATAATGAACAACAGGTACCCTGGAATTGAAAAAGCAACCAGGATCATGTTTGACAATCTGGACATCGAACTACAGGACATGGAAGGAGCATCATGCTGCCCAGCACCAGGAGTATTCGGTTCATTCGACAGAACCACCTGGGCTGCCATAGCCGCCAGGAACATAACCATTGCTGAAGATCAGGGTAACGACATCATGACTGAATGTAATGGATGTTTCGGATCACTATTCGAAACCAACCACATGCTTCATGAAGACGAGGAAATGAAGGAAAAGATCAACGGTGTTCTAGAAGAAACTGGCCGTGAATACAAAGGTGAAGTTAACGTCAGACACTTCGCTGAAATTCTCTACAACGATGTAGGACTGGACAAACTCTCAGAAGCAGTAACCAACCCATTAAACCTCAACGTTGCAGTACACTACGGTTGCCACTTCCTCAAACCTAGTGCAGAAATTGACATTGACGACCCAATCCAACCAACCATCCTTGATGAATTGGTGGAAGTAACCGGAGCAAAATCCGTACCATACAAAGATAAAATGATGTGCTGCGGAGCAGGTGGAGGTCTACGTTCCCGTGACCTTGACGTGACCCTATCATTCACCCGTGAAAAACTCCAGAACATGAAAGAAGCAGGAGTAGACGCAATAGTTAACGTTTGCCCATTCTGCCACTTACAGTTCGACGTGGGACAGACCGAAGTGAACAAAGCTTACGGTGACAACTGGGACATTCCTGTTTTCCACCTGGCACAGCTCTACGGACTGGCAATGGGAGTCAGCAAAGAAGACCTAACAGTCGATGCTCACCAGATCAGCACTGACCCTGCCCTCAAAAAACTGGATGAAATTACCGGTGGAGAATAA
- the hdrC gene encoding CoB--CoM heterodisulfide reductase subunit C has translation MSFLDRLKNVFGGGEEPEKKDQAAKSETEKPPVEKDTVTQDTVKEEPKSETPVDAKPVETPAEEKPVTEEKTSKTETEKIPEPATESKDDTEIKEEVKPEMAEAEEPVKAKEPKKERSESMTLLQTDENLITRADVDEDFKQSIMDAGAESVAVCFQCGTCTGACPSGRRTPYRIRGVVRRAVMGLKEDVISDDSIWMCTTCYECQERCPRGIKIVDIVKIIRNQAAAAGYMAPAHKMTGLFVTKTGHGVPINDATMALRKSVGLDELPPTTHQFPEALEEVQTIIKATGFDNLIGYNWETGELE, from the coding sequence ATGAGCTTTTTAGATCGCTTAAAAAACGTATTTGGTGGCGGAGAAGAGCCAGAAAAGAAAGATCAAGCAGCAAAATCAGAGACTGAAAAGCCCCCGGTTGAAAAAGATACAGTAACACAAGATACAGTCAAAGAAGAACCAAAATCAGAGACTCCAGTAGATGCGAAGCCGGTAGAAACTCCGGCTGAAGAGAAACCAGTAACTGAGGAAAAAACCTCAAAAACAGAAACTGAAAAAATACCAGAACCAGCAACAGAATCAAAAGATGATACAGAGATTAAAGAAGAAGTTAAACCGGAAATGGCTGAAGCTGAAGAACCAGTGAAAGCAAAAGAACCTAAAAAAGAAAGGAGTGAAAGCATGACTTTACTGCAAACTGATGAAAATTTAATAACTCGTGCAGATGTGGATGAAGATTTCAAACAATCAATCATGGATGCTGGCGCAGAATCAGTGGCCGTATGTTTCCAGTGCGGTACCTGTACTGGTGCCTGCCCATCAGGAAGGAGAACCCCTTACCGAATAAGAGGAGTAGTCCGAAGGGCTGTAATGGGATTAAAAGAAGATGTAATATCCGATGATTCCATCTGGATGTGTACCACCTGTTACGAATGTCAGGAAAGATGCCCACGAGGAATCAAAATCGTGGATATCGTGAAGATCATACGAAACCAGGCAGCAGCAGCCGGATACATGGCCCCTGCACACAAAATGACTGGATTATTCGTAACCAAAACCGGCCACGGTGTGCCAATCAACGACGCTACCATGGCACTGAGAAAAAGTGTGGGTCTAGATGAACTACCACCAACCACCCACCAGTTCCCAGAAGCACTGGAAGAAGTACAAACAATAATCAAAGCCACAGGTTTCGACAACCTCATAGGCTACAACTGGGAAACAGGAGAACTAGAATAA
- a CDS encoding archaeosine tRNA-ribosyltransferase has protein sequence MLEIKSHDGPARQGKYQATETPNILKFNLESMVPDEPMPYDVPREMAKWSVENTIENAQKGDINQIAVLHGAKYPDLRLECASALEELGYRLFLVANTDDLLRKPQDLLKIITNLRENMSPNSALIFPFAELNFIPLLVYLGVDFFGDSSADFYAKIGAITTPHGNYDLQQYPIYDFTPEELKKYNQDSLDFVLREVRAHIQNGTLRNLVEERCCSSPEAMSALRILDRDYVDFVDSYTPLY, from the coding sequence ATGTTAGAAATAAAATCTCACGACGGACCGGCAAGGCAGGGCAAATACCAGGCCACAGAAACACCGAACATTTTAAAATTCAATCTGGAGTCCATGGTTCCAGATGAGCCCATGCCTTATGATGTGCCTCGAGAAATGGCCAAATGGTCTGTGGAAAACACAATAGAAAATGCACAAAAAGGCGATATTAACCAGATAGCAGTGCTTCATGGTGCTAAGTATCCGGATCTTCGCCTAGAATGTGCCAGTGCACTGGAAGAACTGGGTTATCGGCTATTTTTGGTAGCAAACACAGATGATCTTCTAAGAAAACCCCAGGATCTTCTGAAGATAATCACCAACCTACGGGAGAATATGAGCCCCAATTCAGCATTAATTTTCCCATTTGCAGAGTTGAATTTCATTCCTTTACTGGTTTATCTGGGTGTGGATTTCTTCGGAGATTCCAGTGCAGACTTTTATGCCAAAATAGGGGCGATAACCACCCCTCACGGTAATTATGACCTCCAACAATATCCTATATACGATTTTACTCCAGAAGAATTGAAAAAATACAATCAAGACTCTCTGGACTTTGTGCTGAGGGAAGTGAGGGCCCATATACAAAACGGTACCCTACGTAACCTGGTGGAAGAGCGATGCTGTTCTTCTCCTGAGGCCATGTCTGCTTTAAGGATTTTAGATCGGGACTATGTGGATTTTGTGGATAGTTATACTCCTTTGTATTAA
- a CDS encoding class I SAM-dependent methyltransferase has protein sequence MADGKQEHKHHGKSTRDILDPKKILGVLELKEGQTFMDAGCGDGYISIAASELVKESGKIYSVDAYQPSLDGLNQEAKKLQINNLKTVLADMTIAVPLEDNLIDVCVMANVLHGFTSEDTLKTVLTEIRRVLKPGGTFAVVEFIKADGPPGPSYDVRLTPEDVEEILEEHGFTIGGTAEVGKYHYLVKSFKK, from the coding sequence ATGGCAGATGGAAAACAGGAACATAAACATCATGGAAAATCTACCCGGGACATTCTTGATCCTAAAAAGATACTGGGTGTTCTGGAATTAAAGGAGGGTCAAACATTTATGGATGCAGGTTGTGGAGATGGTTATATCTCCATTGCTGCTTCTGAATTAGTTAAAGAGTCAGGAAAGATATACTCTGTGGATGCGTACCAACCCAGTTTAGATGGACTCAACCAGGAGGCTAAAAAACTCCAAATCAATAATTTAAAGACAGTACTTGCAGATATGACCATTGCCGTGCCCCTGGAAGATAACCTGATTGATGTGTGTGTCATGGCCAATGTACTGCATGGTTTTACCAGTGAAGATACACTTAAAACTGTTTTAACTGAAATTAGAAGAGTTCTGAAACCAGGAGGCACATTTGCAGTGGTTGAGTTCATCAAGGCCGATGGACCACCAGGACCATCCTATGATGTTCGTTTAACTCCTGAAGATGTGGAGGAAATCCTGGAAGAACATGGATTCACCATAGGTGGAACAGCGGAAGTTGGTAAATATCATTATCTGGTGAAATCCTTTAAGAAATAA